GGCTTGCCCCCTAACGTGGCCTGTAGGATCCGGATCTTGATAGCATCAAACTCGATCGAGTCTGTTCGCTCTCGAAGGGATCGGAAGACATGTGTTACCGTACCCTTTACAAGCCCCTTCTCGGGCTCGAACCGAACATCAACGGTCATACGCAGCATATCCACGGGATGCTCACGTGGTTCACTCCCGGGTGCATCCACATATGTTGAGGTATGGACAAATGGGGCTTGAGCAAACGCACACATCGGCGCTGCAAGCAACAGGAGGAGGAGGAGTCGTTGCATAGACAGCAAAGATAGTGTGGCTCTTTGCTATGTTCGGTGCATGAAAGACCTTGTCCTTGTTATGGCAGGCGGTGCCATTGGTAGCGGACTCCGGTATGTGATCGGAACGCTTATTCCTGTAGCCAGCGGCGCGTTTCCCGTGCCAACGTTTATCGTGAACGTAGTTGGCTCGTTCGTTCTTGGATGTACAGCAGGTGCCACGATGTTGCCCGATCCACTCTCGCGTTCAGCCGCTTTACTTGTAGGCACAGGTCTTTGTGGCGGATTCACCACCTACTCAGCATTTGCAATGGAGAACGTCTCCATGCTCCATGGTGGCAACACAATATTGGCAATTAGCTATATCGCAGCATCACTCATTGGTGGTATGTTGGCCGCATTTGCCGGCATTGCCGTTGTTCGCGCAACGGCTTCGTAGATAATAGAACTTCTCTTTCCAGAACATCTTGAGGGCTTCATGGACTTCGCAGCGTTGTGGACCAAATACGAATCATCGATCGTCAACTACCTCATCTTAGTTGTTGGCGCCGTCCTCATGTGGATGGTGGGCCGCTGGCTCATTGGATTTGTGATCAACATGATCCGCCGAGCACTTACTGCCCGCAATGTTGACGCAACACTTCAGAACTACCTTGCCTCCATCATTGCCGTAAGCTTGAACATCATCCTTGTGATCGCGATCCTTGCAAGGTTTGGTGTAGAGACAACATCGTTCGCTGCTCTTATCGCAGCGGCTGGCTTGGCTATTGGTATGGCATGGGGCGGACTCCTCGCCAACTTTGCGGCCGGAGCCTTTCTGCTCGTCCTCAGACCTTTTAAGGTAGGAGATCTGATCAAGGCAGGGGGCGTTCTTGGAACCGTGGAAGAGATCGGACTCTTCTCAACCACGATGATGACTCCGGATGGGATCCGTGCAATGGTCAGCAACGGCAAGATCTTCAGTGACAACATCGAGAACATGTCACACACCCCCTACCGTCGGGTAGATCGAGAAATGCAATTGGCCCACGGAGTGGATGTGGATAGAACCATAGCTCGCATCAAGGAGCTACTGGCATCGGAGACAAACGTGCTCGCAAGCCCTGCCCCAGCCGTATGGGTGCTCGACTTCACTCTTGCTGGTCCGGTTCTTTGCGTTCGACCATTCTGCCTTCCCGAGCACTATTGGAACGTCTACGAAGCCACGAATAACATCATCCGTACGGTTGGCGGAGAACTTGGTCTGCCGGTTCCGCAGGTACACTACAACGTTCAGCAGCGGAACTGAAATCTCCCGTCGCAACGTTCGTCCTGAGCTCCATGCTCAACCTCACCCTATCGATCGCGGTCTTTCTCGGCACATTCCTTTCGGCGTGTGCCGGGCAGGACGAACGTGTGCCGCCCCCTTCATCATCACCAACATCAACAACCATGACCACAGATCAACGCGATACCGCCACTCTTGCCGGCGGATGTTTCTGGTGCATCGAAGCGGTGTATCAATTGCTGGATGGTGTGGAGTTGGTGGAAAGCGGGTACTGCAACGGATCCGTCAAGAACCCGTCGTACAAAGAAGTGTGCACGGGCACTACCGGACATGCCGAAGCCTGCCGCATCACCTTCGATCCGTCAAAAGTGACATTCGAAGAGATCCTTCAAGTGTTCTTTGCCTCGCATGACCCAACAACATTGAACCGCCAGGGCAACGATGTGGGCACGCAATACAGAAGTGGTATTTACTACCATGACGAAGATCAAAAGCGAATCGCAATGGCGTACATCGAACAACTCACAGCTGCAAAAACATGGTCGGATCCGATCGTAACGGAAGTAACGGCTGTTGACACATTCTACAAAGCCGAAGACTACCACCAGAACTACTATGCACAGAATGGGACGCAACCGTATTGCGCGTTTGTGGTGCGTCCAAAGGTTGAGAAGTTCATGAAGCAGTTCAAGGATAAGATGCGTTCCGACACAAAGTGAGTTCCACGCGTACGATCGACATCTCGGGAATGCATTGCGCTGCATGTGTCAACCGAGTTGAATCGGAGTTACTACGCGTGCCTGGTGTATCGTCTGCTACTGTAAACCTCGTAACCAACCGAGCTACTGTGGAGATCGGCGACGGCGTTGTTGACGAAATCCTATCGCGTGCGATCATCACGGCAGGCTATGCCGTGGAAGCTATCTACAGCGAGGGCACTGCAACTGATGTTGCATCGCTGACTGAACGGATCGAAGCACCTGCTCACGAATACCGTGCGTCGCTGATCATCGCAGCTCCATTCACTGCGGCCGTCATGTTGATCGGCATGTGGGGCATGTTCAATGGTCATATTCCATGGGTTAACGAAGCACTCTTTGTCCTGACCATTCCCGTGCTTTGGGCCGGACGATCTTTCTATGTTGGTGCTTTTCGTGCTGCACGCCATACAGCTGCAACGATGGATACCCTCGTCTCCATCGGAACCGGTGCCGCGTTCATTGCAAGCACCATCGCAACCTTCGCCCCTTCCATCCTACCATCGATGGCACACCACACCGGTGCCTACTTCGATTCAACAGCAACGATCATTACTCTCGTACTTCTGGGGAAGTGGTTAGAGTCGAGGGCAAAGGGGCGGACAGCAGAAGCACTTCAGTCCCTGATGGAGCTGCATCCAACTGTGGTCCGTGTTCGACGCAACGGTGTGGACAGCGACATACCGGCCGGCGATGTTGCTGTGGGTGAGACCATCGTTATCCGTCCGGGAGAACGTATCCCAACAGACGGTACGATCATCAGCGGCTCCACAAGCGTTGATGAGTCCATGCTCACCGGAGAGAATCTGCCTGTTGAACGCAGTGCAGGTGATACGGTCATCGGAGGCTCCCTGAATACGACCGGATCGGTTTTGGTCCGGGCAACTGCTGTTGGATCTACCACTGTTCTCTCCGGCATCATCCGCTCCGTGGAACGTGCTCAGCAAAGCAAGGCACCGATACAACGACTAGCTGACAAGATCAGCAGCGTCTTTGTGCCTATCGTCCTCGGCATCGCAATTCTGACATTCCTGGGTTGGATGATCGCCGCCCCATCGGATGTTGCCTTCACCCAGGCCTTGACCTCTGCTATCGCCGTCCTCATCATCGCCTGTCCGTGCGCTCTTGGTCTGGCTACTCCAACGGCCATCATTGTCGGATCAGGGAAGGGGGCGAAACACGGCGCTCTCTTCGCTCATGCTGCCGCACTTGAGCGACTCCATAGCATTACAACGATCGTTCTCGACAAAACCGGAACTCTCACAGACGGAGCTCCTACCGTTCAAGATGTTTATACAACGGACACACCATCGTTACGTGTCTACATCGACGCATTGGAGTCGGGTTCGGAACACCCGATCGCGAAAGCTCTTGTGTCATGGGCAGCCGTCCCGTCTGCAGACCGACTCCTTGCATCGTCTGCACAAACTCTTCCGGGAAAAGGAACAGTTGGTGTGATCGGATCTTCTCGAATACGGATCGGCAACGAAGATCTCATGAGCGACGCAATGCTGATCATTCCCGCGCCATTTCGTGCAGCTGCAGAGAGTCACGCAGCACATGGATGGTCAACACATTTCGTTAGCCTCAATGGAGCGGTGGTTGCGGCGATCGCCGTTGCAGATACCCTTCGCGTCTCAAGCGTAGATGCAGTTGCTCGTATGCGCACCCGCGGTCTTCGTGTTGTGATGCTCACCGGTGACAAAGAAGCAGCGGCCAAGCACATTGCCAATGCCGCCGGGATCGACGAAGTGATGCATTCGATCTCTCCTGATGGAAAGGCGAATGCAATCGAGAAACTCCAACGTCAAGGTGCTGTTGTTGCAATGGTCGGCGATGGCATCAATGACGCGCCCGCACTTGCACAAGCAGATGTAGGGGTCGCCATGGGGTCGGGAACAGATATCGCAAAATCCACTGCCGATGTGACACTGATGCGCGCCGACCTGCATACTGTTCTCGACGCAATTGACGTTTCCCGAGCAACAATGCGTACGATCCGGCAGAATCTCTTCCTGGCCTTCTTTTACAATGTGCTGGGGATCCCCCTCGCTGCGGGATTGCTCATTCCCCTTACCGGCATGGCACTTTCACCCATGATCGCTGCGGCCGCAATGGCCCTTAGCTCGGTAACTGTGGTGACAAATGCGCTCAGATTGCGCATCTCACGATGAGGAATGTTTCTGACTAGCAAGAATCGTGCTATTTTTCCGAAAGCATGATCCTACTCGACGATCTTCTCATTCAGGAGCAGGTGTTGACGGCCACATTTGCGTGTGATCTTCAACGCTGTAAAGGGGCTTGCTGCACCCTTAGCGGAGGAGCGGGAGCTCCGTTACTTGAGAATGAAGTGAAACCTCTGCAATTGTCCGTTGCGGCCGCACTTCCCTATTTGGGAGACCGTTCCCGACGGTGGCTTGAAGAGAATGACCCAGTTGAAGGCCACGTGGGAGACAGGTCAGTTGCATGCCTCGATGATGCCGATTGTGTCTTTGTGTACTATGAGAACTCGGTGGCCAAGTGCGCCATTGAGAAGGCGTTTCATAATGGAGAGAGTGATTTCCGTAAGCCCCTTTCCTGCCATCTCTTCCCGATCCGGATCGCCGACTTCGGTGGGCCGTATCTGCATTACGAGCAGATCGAAGAATGTGAGCCCGGTCGTGAACTTGGAGCCCGCCTCAGCATACCGATGGTGGAGTCGCTTAAGGATGCCTTAGTTCGTGCCTTTGGTGAGAAGGCCTATGCCCGTATGTTGGCCGTATCGCGCGGTGAGGACGAGGGCGACGAATGAAGCTAGGACTTAACCTTCAGACCGCTCTTCAGCAGTCGCTCACGCCACAACAGATCCAGTATCTCAAGATGCTGCAGCTGCCCCTGTTGCAGTTGGAGCAACACGTTCGGGCCGAGCTGGAGAACAATCCGATGCTCGAAGAGAGTCCGGAGTATGAACCGCAGGCCGCCGGAGAGGATCGTGTTACTGGTGACACCGAAGGTCCGGCTGAAAGCACTGCCTATGACGCACCGGTCCCGGGCACTGAATCCCTCGGTCCCGAGAAGCGCACGGAGTCCATTGACGCTGCAACGGAATTCGACCCCAAGGATGCCTTTGAGTTCTATAAGCTTATCTGGGGAGAAGACCCTACAAGCGGGAGTTCAAGTGACACGCGCATGGGTGAAGATGATGACGATGAGCCTGTGTTTCAGTTCCGAGAAGTACAGACGTTAGAAGATGATCTTCTCGAACAGATGAAGTATCTGCAGGTGTCGTTAGAGGACAGATTATTCGGCGAGTACATCATTGGCAATGTTGATGACGATGGC
This region of Ignavibacteria bacterium genomic DNA includes:
- a CDS encoding CrcB family protein; its protein translation is MKDLVLVMAGGAIGSGLRYVIGTLIPVASGAFPVPTFIVNVVGSFVLGCTAGATMLPDPLSRSAALLVGTGLCGGFTTYSAFAMENVSMLHGGNTILAISYIAASLIGGMLAAFAGIAVVRATAS
- a CDS encoding DUF3109 family protein — its product is MILLDDLLIQEQVLTATFACDLQRCKGACCTLSGGAGAPLLENEVKPLQLSVAAALPYLGDRSRRWLEENDPVEGHVGDRSVACLDDADCVFVYYENSVAKCAIEKAFHNGESDFRKPLSCHLFPIRIADFGGPYLHYEQIEECEPGRELGARLSIPMVESLKDALVRAFGEKAYARMLAVSRGEDEGDE
- a CDS encoding mechanosensitive ion channel family protein; this translates as MDFAALWTKYESSIVNYLILVVGAVLMWMVGRWLIGFVINMIRRALTARNVDATLQNYLASIIAVSLNIILVIAILARFGVETTSFAALIAAAGLAIGMAWGGLLANFAAGAFLLVLRPFKVGDLIKAGGVLGTVEEIGLFSTTMMTPDGIRAMVSNGKIFSDNIENMSHTPYRRVDREMQLAHGVDVDRTIARIKELLASETNVLASPAPAVWVLDFTLAGPVLCVRPFCLPEHYWNVYEATNNIIRTVGGELGLPVPQVHYNVQQRN
- a CDS encoding copper-translocating P-type ATPase; this encodes MSSTRTIDISGMHCAACVNRVESELLRVPGVSSATVNLVTNRATVEIGDGVVDEILSRAIITAGYAVEAIYSEGTATDVASLTERIEAPAHEYRASLIIAAPFTAAVMLIGMWGMFNGHIPWVNEALFVLTIPVLWAGRSFYVGAFRAARHTAATMDTLVSIGTGAAFIASTIATFAPSILPSMAHHTGAYFDSTATIITLVLLGKWLESRAKGRTAEALQSLMELHPTVVRVRRNGVDSDIPAGDVAVGETIVIRPGERIPTDGTIISGSTSVDESMLTGENLPVERSAGDTVIGGSLNTTGSVLVRATAVGSTTVLSGIIRSVERAQQSKAPIQRLADKISSVFVPIVLGIAILTFLGWMIAAPSDVAFTQALTSAIAVLIIACPCALGLATPTAIIVGSGKGAKHGALFAHAAALERLHSITTIVLDKTGTLTDGAPTVQDVYTTDTPSLRVYIDALESGSEHPIAKALVSWAAVPSADRLLASSAQTLPGKGTVGVIGSSRIRIGNEDLMSDAMLIIPAPFRAAAESHAAHGWSTHFVSLNGAVVAAIAVADTLRVSSVDAVARMRTRGLRVVMLTGDKEAAAKHIANAAGIDEVMHSISPDGKANAIEKLQRQGAVVAMVGDGINDAPALAQADVGVAMGSGTDIAKSTADVTLMRADLHTVLDAIDVSRATMRTIRQNLFLAFFYNVLGIPLAAGLLIPLTGMALSPMIAAAAMALSSVTVVTNALRLRISR
- the msrA gene encoding peptide-methionine (S)-S-oxide reductase MsrA, whose amino-acid sequence is MLNLTLSIAVFLGTFLSACAGQDERVPPPSSSPTSTTMTTDQRDTATLAGGCFWCIEAVYQLLDGVELVESGYCNGSVKNPSYKEVCTGTTGHAEACRITFDPSKVTFEEILQVFFASHDPTTLNRQGNDVGTQYRSGIYYHDEDQKRIAMAYIEQLTAAKTWSDPIVTEVTAVDTFYKAEDYHQNYYAQNGTQPYCAFVVRPKVEKFMKQFKDKMRSDTK